In one window of Pseudomonas benzenivorans DNA:
- a CDS encoding flavin-containing monooxygenase, producing MTDLNQAWPPCAGQALETLEIDTLVVGAGQAGVAMSEHLSALGVPHLVLERKRIAEAWRTGRWDSLVANGPAWHDRFPGLEFDDLDPDAFASKERVAAYFEAYAEKFAAPIRTGVEVRRVVRNADRPGFTIETSQGVIRAQRVVAATGPFQRPVIPAIAPRDEGLYQIHSAAYFNPQQLPEGAVLVVGAGSSGVQIADELMRAGRRVYLSVGPHDRPPRTYRGRDFCWWLGVLGLWDAEEVQPGREHVTIAVSGARGGETIDFRRLAGEGMTLVGLTQSFEGGVVTFRDDLVGNLAAGDANYLALLDAADAYVARNGLDLPEEPEARRRYPDAECVRHPIRQLHLAEAGIRSIIWATGYAVDFGWLQVDAFDAQGKPQHQRGVSREPGVYFLGLPWLSRRGSSFIWGVWHDAKHIAGHIATQRSYLAYRDAEQRQNA from the coding sequence ATGACCGATCTCAACCAAGCCTGGCCGCCGTGCGCCGGCCAGGCCCTGGAAACCCTGGAAATCGACACCCTGGTGGTCGGCGCCGGCCAGGCCGGCGTGGCCATGAGCGAGCACCTCAGTGCGCTCGGCGTGCCCCATCTGGTGCTGGAGAGGAAACGCATCGCCGAGGCCTGGCGCACCGGGCGCTGGGACTCGCTGGTGGCCAACGGCCCGGCCTGGCACGACCGCTTCCCGGGGCTGGAGTTCGACGATCTCGACCCCGATGCCTTCGCCTCCAAGGAGCGCGTGGCGGCCTATTTCGAGGCCTATGCCGAGAAGTTCGCCGCGCCCATCCGCACCGGCGTCGAGGTGAGGAGGGTGGTGCGCAATGCCGATCGCCCGGGTTTCACCATCGAGACCTCCCAGGGCGTGATCCGCGCCCAGCGGGTGGTCGCCGCCACCGGCCCCTTCCAGCGCCCGGTTATTCCGGCCATCGCACCCCGGGACGAGGGGCTGTACCAGATCCACTCCGCCGCCTACTTCAACCCGCAGCAACTGCCCGAGGGCGCGGTGCTGGTGGTCGGGGCCGGCTCCTCGGGCGTGCAGATCGCCGACGAGCTGATGCGGGCCGGACGCCGGGTCTATCTCTCGGTCGGCCCCCACGACCGCCCGCCGCGCACCTACCGGGGCCGCGATTTCTGCTGGTGGCTGGGCGTGCTCGGCCTGTGGGACGCCGAGGAAGTGCAGCCGGGCCGCGAGCACGTGACCATCGCCGTCAGCGGCGCCCGCGGCGGCGAGACCATCGACTTCCGCCGCCTGGCGGGCGAGGGCATGACCCTGGTCGGCCTGACCCAGTCCTTCGAGGGCGGCGTGGTGACCTTCCGCGACGACCTGGTCGGCAACCTGGCCGCGGGCGACGCGAACTACCTGGCCCTGCTGGATGCGGCCGACGCCTATGTCGCCCGCAACGGCCTGGACCTGCCGGAGGAGCCGGAGGCGCGCCGCCGCTACCCGGATGCCGAATGCGTGCGCCATCCGATTCGCCAGTTGCACCTGGCCGAGGCCGGCATCCGCTCGATCATCTGGGCCACCGGCTATGCCGTGGACTTCGGCTGGCTGCAGGTCGACGCCTTCGACGCCCAGGGCAAGCCCCAGCACCAGCGCGGCGTGTCCCGCGAGCCGGGGGTGTACTTCCTCGGTCTACCCTGGTTGTCGCGCCGCGGTTCCTCGTTCATCTGGGGCGTGTGGCACGACGCCAAGCACATCGCCGGGCATATCGCCACGCAGCGCAGCTACCTCGCCTACCGCGATGCCGAGCAGCGCCAGAACGCCTGA